A genomic segment from Methanobacterium spitsbergense encodes:
- a CDS encoding ParA family protein, producing the protein MTEVIGIINQKGGVAKTTTAINLTATLTQKGKKVLLVDLDPQANATTGLGIDKTNLNYSIRDVLLDECEIEEAIIPTDYENLDILPSNLSLSKVEKQLAGETAPEYILRRYLERIDEYYDMIIIDSPPTLGRLAYNVLVASDSVIIPVQTEYYAMEGVVDLLDAIKEVEDKLYSETEIKGVLLTMHDKREKLTNEVAYLVKEFFKDKMFKTIIPRNAPVKRSAADGIPCVIKYPDSTGAIAYVKFTEEFLERS; encoded by the coding sequence GCCAAAACCACAACAGCAATAAATTTAACAGCAACCTTAACCCAGAAAGGAAAAAAAGTTTTATTGGTGGATTTGGATCCACAAGCCAATGCAACAACCGGTCTTGGAATAGATAAAACTAACTTAAATTATTCAATACGCGATGTATTGTTGGATGAATGTGAAATTGAAGAAGCAATAATACCCACAGACTATGAAAATTTAGACATATTACCAAGCAATTTATCCCTGAGCAAGGTAGAGAAACAGTTAGCAGGAGAAACAGCACCAGAATATATACTCCGACGATATCTGGAAAGGATTGATGAATATTATGATATGATCATAATTGATTCACCCCCAACACTTGGAAGACTTGCATATAACGTTTTAGTTGCAAGTGACAGTGTAATAATACCTGTACAAACTGAATACTATGCAATGGAAGGAGTTGTAGACTTATTAGATGCAATCAAAGAAGTTGAAGATAAACTTTACAGCGAAACAGAAATCAAAGGTGTGTTGTTAACCATGCATGATAAAAGGGAAAAACTCACCAACGAGGTTGCATATCTTGTGAAAGAATTTTTTAAAGATAAAATGTTTAAAACAATCATCCCCAGAAATGCACCTGTAAAGAGAAGTGCTGCCGATGGAATACCCTGTGTAATAAAATATCCCGACAGTACCGGTGCTATAGCTTATGTTAAATTTACAGAAGAATTTTTGGAGAGATCATAA